The stretch of DNA ATGCAACGGTCCTGGTGTTCATCCTGCTCGGCGCGGTGACCGTCGCCCTCATGCTGGGGATCTCGCGCCTGCTCCGGCCGCGCAACCCCACGCCGGTCAAGCTGTCCACGTACGAGTGCGGCGAGGTCCCGTTCGGCTCCTCGTGGGTGCAGTTCAACATCCGCTTCTACGTGGTCGCCCTGATCTTCATCATTTTCGACGTGGAAGTGGCCCTTCTCTACCCCTGGGCCGTGATCTTCCGGCGCCTGGGCCTCCTCGCGTTCGTGGAGGCGTTCATCTTCATCGTCATCCTGCTCGCGGGCCT from Candidatus Deferrimicrobiaceae bacterium encodes:
- the ndhC gene encoding NADH-quinone oxidoreductase subunit A → MLADYATVLVFILLGAVTVALMLGISRLLRPRNPTPVKLSTYECGEVPFGSSWVQFNIRFYVVALIFIIFDVEVALLYPWAVIFRRLGLLAFVEAFIFIVILLAGLAYLWKEGDLDWVRTVQEPPAPRESR